Part of the Chanos chanos chromosome 5, fChaCha1.1, whole genome shotgun sequence genome, TGACTCATGGCTACAAACCAAACCGGTACATAGGAAATGTGTACACATACTCTTGTCTGGTGTAGCCTCCTGTGATGAGGGTTCTGATGATGGAGCAGGACTTTCTTTACCAGTATCAGCTGCTGATTCTCCACCCTTAGGAGGGCTCTGAGAACCAACAGAAACGGTAAAAGGTCACTCCTGCCACATTTACTGCTTTTGGAATTTCACATGGTATCAAAATGCACAGacgttaagaaaaaaaaaccaaccattCCGTTCGTAATGACACCCCATTTTCACGTGCGAAAAAGAACGGGTCACAAAGTTAAGTACGTCGGAGAACGGTCTCCGTTAGACTTACCAGCACTCGCTCAGACATATTCTGCCCAAAGACAAATTTTGCCCCTTTGTCTACGTTGTTTGTGGCATTCTGGGAACTGAAAGGCCAAACGGGGGGGAGATTTAGTGGATTTGAGGTAAACATGGTGGCTCCAGTAATCTGAGAGCCATAATGGGAGACGTGCTCTTCGGCCCTTACCTTGGGGTGCCGATGTACTGCAGAAAGTAATTAGTTCCTCCTGACACAGACTCTTGTGTCGCAGAGTCTTTGCAATCGCTCGCTGTGCTTTCTCCATCCAACtgagcaaagaaacaaacaaaacaaaacaaaacaaaacaaaaaacagacactgggtggagtgtttctttcttttttttttttttttcaaacgggTTTCAATAAAAGTAGGATTAGAGAGAAGAACATGGactgtatggggggggggggggggggggggggtattcatctttttcttttcacacactctcttacctTTGCTCTTTCCTTAATATTCTGTCCAAACACAAAACTGGAATCAGCGAGGAGATCCTTTTTCTGGCCGCTCTCTCCCGTCTTACCAGCAGTGCcgtctccctcctctttctcttgcttctgcagaaacaataaagaaaaaagacagggtTGAAACAGACTCAGGAAATGAGATGTCCGTTGTGACCTCTCTGCGCTATGATCTACAGGGTCAACTGAGGCACCCATGCTACGCTGTGGATTTAACCAGAGTTCAAACGTGTTTGGTGAATCAGAGTGATCATGTTCCTTTGAACTGTACACATGATGTAGTACAGTCTCTAGTGTCCCACTGCTTTtacaaaactgttttattcAGAAACTGTTCCATTCAAATTAGTCATGACAGTCCAAACAATGCACTATTGCACACCTAACTGTACAGACCCTAGACTCTTATCGATCTTGAGTAAattacagcaggaaaaaaacgGTCGACTGTAAGGGGACTACTTTTTAGTTGGGCGCCAGACGCCCTCCAGGAgtgtcaaagagaaagagagacggagaaggagaaaaagggaaaaacagagaacatggGCAAGTCAACAGGCCACTTTTACTCCCATCAGACCAGCAGACTATGTCTAGTAGGGCCTAGGTTCACATGCAGCCTGCTGCGGCTAGCTCATATTTTCAGGATAGTAACAACGAGGCATTAAAAATTTAAGGCAATATgcacaaaataagaaaaacacattagaGAAAATTAACTAAATATATGACAAATAATTAGATATATTTTTAGGTTTTTTGGAGGTCCAAAGTTAGAAGAGTCATCAATTTTTGGCCTGGTGGAAATGTCAAATGCTatcataaaataatcaaaacagtttCTGGTTCaacaagacagaggagaaaaaaaaaaagtgataaataCAATCAAGGATGTCGATTAATAGTCACTTTTGAGCAACAAACTCCACATGTGTTACAATATGCGCAGTTCACTTGATGTGTAATGTactagttaaaaataaaattttgggCACTTTTGCTAGCCTCCAAATCAGCATGGTGAGATTTTAACAAGGTAAATGGGTGAAGGAATTGTGAGTGTGACTAtcaggtaattaaaaaaaaacagggtctGGTGCACTCACCTGTGATTTGTCCAAGTTCTCTGTGCTATTACCGAAAAACGGCCGGCCCTCCTGAGATGCCGCGTCTGAGAACTTCCCAACACCATTCGTCCCACAGGTGGAGTCTGCTGACAGGGCGAAAGAAAGTTATACacgggttaaaaaaaaaagaagatgaacaGGATGAATAACGCATGTTGAATGCCTGGAAATATGGGTGTCACGCATGACTTGAAATGTCAGTACAGTTGCTCAGTGATTTACCAAGTTATATAAGCTAAGACGGGCTTTGGGCCGTAATTTGGCTACTCCAATCATGTTTTTGGCTTTAACATGTTAGACATATGTCTGTTATAACAGTGTGATGATATTGCCAAGTCTACATTCCTTGTTATACAGCCCTTCAACTAGCTTACTATCAAGCTTTGTTCCAGTTTTTGTGTTAGATTCAATTTTACACTAGATAACGTGACGGcacatgatgtcatttttttttttcggttttgcTCACGTACTTGAGAGCTTTTCTAAGTCGGTGTGGCATTATAAGGGTCACTCACTAGTCTTACTGTTGTCCGTGAACGTTTTGGTGGGCGGAGCCTGGAGAACCGCTGGTCGTAAAACACTCCGCTGCTGCTCCTTAGGCTTCTGACTCGGGAGGCCTGCAAGAGAACCTGCTAATAGATTAGATCTCTGACTGAATAACCAGGAAGACGGCAGACTGCATCAGCCTGACGTGTTCCTGTGGAGCGCAGAAGCAATCCCATCCCCTCACAGCGAAAAACAGAAGAttaatgtttctgtctgtttagaAAGGATGACAGTCCACATATCCTCAGTTGGCTCTGTATGCATAATGTCTGAGTCAGCTTAAAATTTCAATTTCCTCTTTGACcacaaagaacagaagaaaTGTTTCATGATTGCGGATATTCTACTCAgtattaaaagaagaaaaaaaacataaaagaaagataaaagaaagaagaaaaaaaaatggtagaAGATGAATTCCCCATTGAATGGATTACTTTTGACTAACCCTTGTAACACTTCATAATTTGTTCTCTCTACTGCATCTTTCTCATAGGGCCTTGCAGAGACAAAGATTCCTACCTGCACTGGGGGCCTGTCCATGGATCAGGGTTGGAGGTTTCAATCGAAATCCAACTGGCTTTTCCTCTGGAGGAGAGATTATCAAGACAAGTacaattgtttatttttaaagaaggggaaggggtaaaaaaaagacTACTGGCATATGGTTAGCACGTTGCTCTTCTTCTGCTGGGTTTCAAGAGCTCACGTCTAGTCCATTCAACATATCTGGTTAATTCATAATACCGCACAACAGGCACTGAGAAGTGGGTTGCTGAGGTCTACTCAGACTCAAGTGTGTTACACTGGGTTTTGCCCGTGGTGCTTGCTTCtcttttgcactctctctctctcacacacacacacaaacatattaaaaaaagcatttagGGCTTAACGAAGACCTCTCAAATACAGGTCTATCAGTATGTCCACAGGCTGCTATTACGCTTGCAGTAAACAGAGCAACGCTACCCTCTCTCTTGCCTTTGCTCACGAGAGAATCAACGAACTGGACATGCTCCATGCCCCACAGGcctgtcaccatgacaacctgGACCAGCACTACTTGACCACTTCCTGTTAAGTTCCTCTAAAAATACCCTGCAGGCTCAAAACTTAGCTTCTTCAAATTCTTTTCGATTGAGACGGTAGCCGAGCCATTTCCCCCGACAGCACGTTTTTTGGTTTGATGTGCTTGACTGGATTTGTGCTCTATATTTGAGGAGCCAGgaatagaacagaatgctcCAAGAGCATCTCCCACTGTTCTCACTTCAGCTCGCCACAGCCCCTGCAAGAGCACCGTCTCAGCACTGAAACAGCCCACAGTTCAACAGTCACTCCATTTCAAGTCCATTCAGCCATGCGAAAGTACGAGCCCTTAACAGCAACTCAACGCTGCTCACTATATAAACCGAAGATTGCTGACTCAAGCTCATTAGAAATATCTGAAAGAGAGGGATCTCTAAATTGGGTCTCGAGGAAGTGAGAGAATGTCTCATTTCATAATACGTTGGTGTTTGGTGCACTTACCATGGTCACTAAGATCTTGGGCATTCATTTACCCTGACTAAACAAGGAAGGGGAATGATGGCAGGACAAGAGTCGAGAAACCCGAAGAGATACACTCTATGCCTCACCATGTCAAcatttcaacaaacaaacacaaacacaaacacacacacacacacactttgctgtCTCCAAGTGAGCAGTTAGCAATTCAGAGGTTGAATTCTGGACTCTGGGATCCAAAAACAAAGtctataaaacaaacatttctctgctctttccCCTTCATTTcaagtcatacacacacacacacacacacacacaccttttgaGCATAAACTGTCTGACCTCATGTGTCAGTTACACTGGCGATACTCAGTCAGTTGCTCCGAGAATACTGAAGATTACTATGAGACTGCACAGTATGCCAAGTCCTATCAGAAAGGAACTGATGCAATAACTATCTCACAAGCTGCTGCAATACTGGCTGCAGACAAAGCAAATCACAAGCTTCTCTTTAGTTTGGtaccatgtttgtttgttttttaatccgTTTGAATCTGAACTCGCATTGCAAATGGAAAGACGCAAAACTAATGAATTTTTTCTTGCCCTTTTTTTGATCTGTAAAATTGGATATTTACACCtaatttttctgctgttttgtgattttaCTCAAAACACTGATGATGGATTTTCAAAATATGATTCATGTAATTTCTGTTATCTCTATTTTGGACTCTAACAAAGTACAGGAGAGCTGACACCAATCTGAACTAACAAATCCTACAGGTCGATGTCTCTTAATCACAGGTACGTGACCTTAATGGACTTATTTCACTATTATTTCGTGCTATAAACAGTACGCTGCTTTTGGCTAACTGAGGacaggggggaggggaggtcaataaaaaaaaaaaagagcaacatgACTATTCAATTATTCTTCACCTAATCTGAACTTATATCAGGGTGAAACATCATTAACTGAATTAGACACGCTGTTTTGCTACTGATACAAACACAATTTTCAACTCAAGTCAGAGTGTTTGGTAGCAGGGGTAGTCAAAGTGCCTCACCTGGCTCTGAGTCTGAGTTACCGGTAGGAGACTGGCAGAAACTTGAGGGCATAAAGACATTATTCTTGGAAACTGcaacagaggacagaaacaaaacagttctAAGAGCACATATTTCAAGTGTGTCCAACACAGAAAAAGTCAACTTTGGGATGTGACTGATGACTAACGACACAGAAATGAACACGCCGATTACGACACGTATGACAAACTTATCAGTTGCTAGCACCTACAGAACCCTTACCCACGAGAATCTTCACGTTTTAATGTGGTGAACAGTGAGAGCCCATTACCTGAGTGTGATGGTGGGAACTGGTTTAGAGAGGAAgttctctcccttttcattGGAGGACAATACTCTCCATCTTCTCTGtctgaatctgaaaaaaagtaaatgaacaaacaaaaaaaatgagccAATGACAGCCCTTGATGTCTGTTCCTCCTCCTTCGCCTGACGTTCAAATAACTTTTAAAGCGGATGGCTACTTCCAGAAAGGTCTGCAGAGATTTAACAGAGGACCAACGGACAAACCTTTTACACTGCAATATATTTTTCAAACACTGACAGATTATTACTGAAGCCCCAACACTTGTCCGTGTTCCCTACTTGAGGAATCCCTAACTACAACTGTGAGACCAACTATAAGCATATTTTTGTAAACAGAACAACTGACAAAAGATGGTAAGCTCACCTTCTCCGTCTTCTGCACTTGATCCATCGGCAGATCgctaaagagaaagaaagaaaacattaccTCTGAACAGCAGAGTTCCCATGCTGTAATCTGGAATATTCCATCAGAGAAGACAATGACTCACCTTCTGTGCTTTGTCCTTCTGAAACACAAATACTGGAGGAGCTATGGCAGGTTTCTCTGTTAAAAgaattaaagggaaaaaagctTGAACCCATAACTATGTACTGTCAATGTGACAAAACTGCATAAGTGCAATTAAAATTAGGATATAGTTAAGCTGCAGATATATAATCAGTTCAACCTGGATTAAACTGGGTCACCTGGTAACGATCATAACAGTCTGTTTCAATACAATCATTTTGATCTCAGTGAATAGATGGAAAGCACCTGCTAAGATTCCGTTTTCTGCTGCCACTAATATGTCGTTAACAAAGAGGCAAATGACAGTGGTTTGAGATGGGGGGAGATGTTTGACCACAAGGCCTGACCAGTATGAATGCTGTGCTGTGTACATGCAATATTAAGTGCATGCTGAACAGCTAGTTTATTCCTTATACTAACAGATAAAACACTAAATgcacaaaactcaaaataaataaataaataaaagacaatacAAGCTCAGTTCCCCAGAAAACGAGCGTCATTTCCCCTACATTTAATGGACCAGCATATCCAACACTAGACTGCACAGAACATTCACGGTTTTGGCCATTTTCACTGTGCACGTTAATGAACAATAACAATTCATCAATGGTCGAGAAAGCTGGTTGAAAGATGACATCTCTTCAGATCTGTTAAGtggaactgtttttttattaccaGTAATTTATTAaggaatgaaacacacagcacgatttgcaaataaacaaagacacatgaCTCCCCTGACCCTCTCTGTTATTTTTAGCAGACACGTCTCTAAATAAACTGATGTCATATCAGCGCACATTAAACACGCCGTAAACAATACTTACACTGACGCTCACATAAGTCTGCCCCAATTTGCTAGTTATTAAAACTTAAGACATAACAATCAAAGCATCTTGTAAGCATTAAGAACTATACGTTCATAATTCTTAACGGCACTCCCTGACTTTTACATTAAGCAGAAAGTCAACTCTTTTCGCAAACCATTGTATTTCAAAGCTTATATAAAACATGAATATGGAACATGAGTGTTTCGAGTTCGCTATAAATTCTCAGTGTAGAGTGACATATCCAAGCAACAAAATACATGACGAAATTCCAGCGTTAAACAGAAAGTATCAAACAAGATGTAAGGATTTAAGCTATcaactaaaacaaataaacacatcaagAATGAAGATTTTAGGACATTGTTGCAGTGCAATTTTAGTACCTAAAAGTGTTTTACACATATTAGTTCTCTCTCCAG contains:
- the ranbp3b gene encoding ran-binding protein 3b isoform X1, with protein sequence MADLANEEKPAIAPPVFVFQKDKAQKRSADGSSAEDGEDSDREDGEYCPPMKRERTSSLNQFPPSHSVSKNNVFMPSSFCQSPTGNSDSEPEEKPVGFRLKPPTLIHGQAPSAGSLAGLPSQKPKEQQRSVLRPAVLQAPPTKTFTDNSKTTDSTCGTNGVGKFSDAASQEGRPFFGNSTENLDKSQKQEKEEGDGTAGKTGESGQKKDLLADSSFVFGQNIKERAKLDGESTASDCKDSATQESVSGGTNYFLQYIGTPSSQNATNNVDKGAKFVFGQNMSERVLSPPKGGESAADTGKESPAPSSEPSSQEATPDKNHSVTESLEESAAAYTKATAKKCILEKVEVRTGEEAESNVLQMQCKLFVFDKPAQSWIERGRGLLRLNDMASTDDGTLQSRLVMRTQGSLRLILNTKLWPQMQVDKASEKSVRITAMDTEDQGVKVFLISASSKDAGQLAAALHHRILALRSRAEQEPESTPAQPEPEVPQSNEDDSDYDEPANNPVTGNATASGTSEGGEAPAAEST
- the ranbp3b gene encoding ran-binding protein 3b isoform X3 → MADLANEEKPAIAPPVFVFQKDKAQKRSADGSSAEDGEDSDREDGEYCPPMKRERTSSLNQFPPSHSVSKNNVFMPSSFCQSPTGNSDSEPEEKPVGFRLKPPTLIHGQAPSAGLPSQKPKEQQRSVLRPAVLQAPPTKTFTDNSKTTDSTCGTNGVGKFSDAASQEGRPFFGNSTENLDKSQKQEKEEGDGTAGKTGESGQKKDLLADSSFVFGQNIKERAKLDGESTASDCKDSATQESVSGGTNYFLQYIGTPSSQNATNNVDKGAKFVFGQNMSERVLSPPKGGESAADTGKESPAPSSEPSSQEATPDKNHSVTESLEESAAAYTKATAKKCILEKVEVRTGEEAESNVLQMQCKLFVFDKPAQSWIERGRGLLRLNDMASTDDGTLQSRLVMRTQGSLRLILNTKLWPQMQVDKASEKSVRITAMDTEDQGVKVFLISASSKDAGQLAAALHHRILALRSRAEQEPESTPAQPEPEVPQSNEDDSDYDEPANNPVTGNATASGTSEGGEAPAAEST
- the ranbp3b gene encoding ran-binding protein 3b isoform X2; this translates as MADLANEEKPAIAPPVFVFQKDKAQKRSADGSSAEDGEDSDREDGEYCPPMKRERTSSLNQFPPSHSVSKNNVFMPSSFCQSPTGNSDSEPEEKPVGFRLKPPTLIHGQAPSAGSLAGLPSQKPKEQQRSVLRPAVLQAPPTKTFTDNSKTNSTCGTNGVGKFSDAASQEGRPFFGNSTENLDKSQKQEKEEGDGTAGKTGESGQKKDLLADSSFVFGQNIKERAKLDGESTASDCKDSATQESVSGGTNYFLQYIGTPSSQNATNNVDKGAKFVFGQNMSERVLSPPKGGESAADTGKESPAPSSEPSSQEATPDKNHSVTESLEESAAAYTKATAKKCILEKVEVRTGEEAESNVLQMQCKLFVFDKPAQSWIERGRGLLRLNDMASTDDGTLQSRLVMRTQGSLRLILNTKLWPQMQVDKASEKSVRITAMDTEDQGVKVFLISASSKDAGQLAAALHHRILALRSRAEQEPESTPAQPEPEVPQSNEDDSDYDEPANNPVTGNATASGTSEGGEAPAAEST